A genome region from Psychrobacter jeotgali includes the following:
- a CDS encoding glycosyltransferase family 2 protein, translated as MNIDNIIKHKHSAALNCSATVASFGLTHSTNNLLFIKDKFKPIDAIELLEKSHFNERPNSLVNHDIIEPDKKSTANHKPAIKLSFQLMTRAEPVQLVIDTICSLLAIKSADDEILIIDNNHTDTAQYKPLEHYCQQLDERFNVHFYHVDAVAGYKSGALNLALGLMDPTSTHIVVVDSDYQALPHARHSIVQAIKQYPNCALLQFPQFYRDTGLVDVHSELNHYFNYHFYRPFNRKRALSTGTYAVIQRDALLHLGGWSSASITEDAQMGVLMHRQGLRSQFIPEVIATGLLPTTLPDLIAQRQRWIYGNVQVLNHYFSIANNAHKPPIGLIEQLAYMRAHLSQLSAWINFSAIFIIMHACTLLLIAILAIMSTNMNLQTLLTPLYAVYAAYALFLGRRLWAYLHDKAPLNKQVNSNKSNGIGSRLRSWALHLNFWELGALSWLPVLWGQDRPFICTPKEKHLQSKRALFIANICALPKLILALNFITALIVAPFSPLYSPLLFVLSLTICALKIWSMQVIFTNYKYNSPSEESTSDAIDRPAFIKKSKYKSFSEINNHLTGSTVKQVNKQKMLVADTLKSAKNVAQSLEVEKQKLR; from the coding sequence ATGAACATTGATAATATTATTAAACATAAGCATAGCGCAGCATTGAACTGTAGTGCTACTGTTGCTAGCTTTGGATTAACTCATAGCACCAATAATCTATTATTTATAAAAGATAAATTTAAGCCAATAGACGCTATCGAACTGCTCGAAAAAAGCCATTTTAATGAGAGACCAAACAGTTTAGTAAACCATGACATAATTGAGCCTGATAAAAAAAGCACTGCAAATCATAAGCCTGCAATAAAGCTCAGTTTCCAGCTTATGACTCGCGCTGAACCGGTACAGTTAGTCATTGATACTATTTGCTCTTTGCTCGCCATAAAATCAGCGGATGATGAGATCTTAATCATTGATAATAATCATACCGATACGGCTCAATATAAACCGCTAGAGCATTACTGTCAGCAGTTAGATGAGCGCTTTAACGTACACTTTTATCATGTGGATGCAGTGGCAGGTTACAAATCAGGCGCACTCAATTTGGCACTGGGGTTAATGGATCCAACCAGTACCCATATCGTGGTAGTTGATAGCGACTATCAAGCACTGCCCCACGCTCGACACTCCATTGTGCAAGCTATTAAGCAATATCCTAATTGTGCGTTACTACAATTCCCACAGTTTTACCGTGATACAGGGTTAGTGGATGTCCATAGCGAGCTTAATCATTATTTTAATTATCATTTTTATCGCCCTTTTAACCGCAAACGTGCTTTATCTACTGGCACTTATGCCGTCATTCAACGTGATGCTTTGTTGCATTTAGGCGGCTGGTCGAGTGCTTCCATCACAGAGGACGCGCAAATGGGGGTGCTAATGCATCGGCAAGGTTTGCGTAGCCAATTTATTCCAGAAGTTATTGCCACAGGACTACTGCCAACGACTTTGCCTGATTTAATCGCTCAGCGCCAGCGCTGGATCTATGGCAATGTGCAAGTGCTTAATCATTATTTTTCGATAGCTAATAATGCTCATAAACCGCCTATTGGTCTTATTGAGCAATTAGCTTATATGCGCGCACATTTATCCCAGCTTAGTGCTTGGATAAACTTTAGCGCCATTTTTATCATTATGCACGCCTGTACGCTTCTACTTATAGCAATCTTAGCCATTATGTCCACCAATATGAATCTGCAAACCCTACTTACGCCGCTCTATGCAGTTTATGCTGCTTATGCCTTGTTTTTAGGGCGGCGTTTGTGGGCGTATCTGCATGATAAAGCACCGCTAAATAAACAGGTTAATTCTAATAAAAGTAACGGAATTGGTAGTCGTTTGCGCTCTTGGGCACTGCATTTAAACTTTTGGGAATTGGGCGCACTGTCTTGGTTACCCGTACTTTGGGGTCAAGATAGACCTTTCATTTGTACCCCTAAAGAAAAACACTTGCAATCCAAACGGGCTTTATTCATCGCTAATATTTGCGCTTTACCCAAGCTGATATTAGCACTCAACTTTATTACAGCGTTAATAGTTGCCCCTTTTTCACCTTTATATTCGCCGCTCTTATTTGTTTTATCCTTAACTATCTGCGCCCTCAAAATTTGGTCGATGCAAGTAATCTTTACTAATTATAAATACAACTCCCCTAGCGAAGAATCTACTAGCGATGCTATTGATCGCCCTGCTTTTATTAAAAAAAGCAAGTATAAAAGCTTTAGTGAGATAAACAATCACCTTACTGGCTCTACCGTCAAACAAGTTAACAAGCAGAAAATGCTAGTAGCCGATACCCTAAAATCAGCTAAAAATGTAGCACAATCTTTAGAGGTCGAAAAACAAAAACTTCGTTGA
- a CDS encoding glycosyltransferase, which translates to MSPTYVQNSLAHSATVLPKDSITNIHTKNLQRPLKIAIIAHSLYPIAEPYAGGLEMITQLICDELVAQGHEVLLYAHADSQTKADLIPFLTREMFDELVYDTEHEMVGMSREELYQYLTYQNAMRDIIARDRRGEIDIVHNHSLHHVPMLVGQAFGARCFTTFHTPIFPQLRLALLTLRHGTQTQFTAISRHQQQLFAEFVPAQVVYNGIDVASFKANTDPVEDEVYFWYGRICPEKGTHLAMEYCLTAGKRLVIAGPKSNQDYFDKEVAPLLKKDEIQAETNHSQRLLNYVGHLSKSQINDYLCQSTAMLFTSTWDEPYGLTLAESLACGTPVIGFDVGAGAEIVTQDTGIIVEKADKAAFVQAFDTIANISRQACRHRAEQFCSVAAMVNGYLELYNQTLMQTEHPFSIAG; encoded by the coding sequence ATGTCACCTACTTATGTTCAAAATAGCCTTGCTCATTCTGCAACAGTTCTACCTAAAGACTCTATAACAAATATTCATACCAAAAACCTTCAACGTCCTCTGAAAATAGCGATTATCGCACACTCGCTCTACCCTATTGCCGAGCCTTATGCTGGTGGTCTTGAGATGATAACCCAGCTGATTTGTGATGAATTGGTAGCTCAAGGTCATGAGGTGCTGCTGTATGCGCATGCTGATAGCCAAACAAAAGCGGATTTGATTCCCTTTTTGACTCGTGAAATGTTCGATGAGCTGGTTTATGACACGGAGCACGAGATGGTTGGCATGAGCCGTGAGGAGCTATATCAGTACCTGACTTATCAGAATGCTATGCGTGATATCATCGCTCGTGATAGGCGCGGCGAGATTGATATCGTGCATAATCATAGCCTGCACCATGTGCCTATGCTAGTGGGTCAAGCTTTTGGAGCGAGATGCTTTACAACTTTTCATACGCCTATTTTTCCGCAGCTACGCTTGGCGTTACTAACCTTACGTCATGGCACTCAGACGCAGTTTACCGCTATCAGTCGGCATCAGCAGCAACTATTTGCTGAATTCGTGCCCGCGCAGGTGGTCTATAACGGTATTGATGTGGCGTCCTTTAAGGCTAATACCGATCCTGTGGAGGATGAGGTTTATTTTTGGTACGGGCGTATTTGCCCTGAAAAAGGCACCCATTTAGCTATGGAATACTGTCTGACAGCTGGCAAACGTTTGGTTATCGCCGGGCCAAAAAGCAATCAAGACTACTTTGATAAAGAGGTTGCGCCTTTATTAAAAAAAGATGAAATACAGGCAGAAACTAATCATAGCCAGCGATTATTAAACTACGTGGGTCACTTATCAAAGTCCCAAATTAACGACTATCTGTGTCAATCAACGGCGATGCTATTTACCAGCACTTGGGATGAACCTTACGGCTTGACACTCGCTGAGAGCTTAGCTTGCGGTACGCCGGTTATCGGCTTCGATGTGGGCGCTGGCGCTGAGATTGTCACTCAAGATACCGGTATTATTGTAGAAAAGGCAGATAAAGCCGCTTTTGTGCAAGCTTTTGATACTATCGCTAATATTTCCCGTCAAGCTTGTAGGCATCGCGCCGAACAGTTTTGTTCGGTAGCAGCGATGGTGAATGGTTATCTTGAGCTCTACAACCAGACGCTAATGCAAACTGAGCACCCCTTCTCAATAGCAGGCTGA
- a CDS encoding glycosyltransferase family 2 protein, with the protein MTLSSINKPFPVSVITTCYGRNHHLYNLLSSLDNGSVKPDEVIIVNDDADPNQLTKYALNIVQIPTNEALANKSLSSAKTGFDIGRNRNIGAPKATHEALIFLDVDCIAAPTFIESLAANLQANPDALFMGQPRYLTRPLNTTESNQLKQGMLAVETLNELSVFNPYRFNFEPKNHFNFSDKTAKSSDTENTDMSNTQMQLTEDYGGFWSLCFAISRQQFERIGGFDTRYIGYGAEDTDFAFMARALDIAFYLTNDVVYHQQHSVYRPPLNHLSSIVINANRFYDKWQHWPMGGWLESFAKMGLIAWQEQQQTPIEILRQPTEVEINAAHYPDAAYV; encoded by the coding sequence ATGACTTTATCGTCTATTAATAAACCCTTTCCTGTCAGTGTCATTACCACTTGCTACGGGCGCAATCATCATCTTTATAATCTACTAAGTAGCTTAGATAATGGCAGCGTCAAACCTGATGAAGTTATTATCGTTAACGATGACGCTGACCCTAATCAATTAACAAAGTATGCGCTTAATATCGTCCAAATCCCTACTAACGAAGCGCTTGCAAATAAAAGCTTGTCCTCTGCAAAAACAGGCTTTGATATTGGGCGTAACCGTAATATTGGCGCTCCCAAAGCTACGCATGAGGCGCTGATATTTTTGGATGTCGACTGTATCGCCGCTCCCACATTTATAGAAAGCTTAGCTGCTAATCTACAAGCAAATCCTGATGCGCTATTCATGGGACAGCCGCGCTATCTTACTCGACCGCTAAACACTACTGAAAGCAATCAACTAAAACAAGGAATGCTAGCGGTTGAAACGCTAAATGAATTATCAGTATTCAATCCTTACCGCTTTAATTTTGAGCCCAAAAATCATTTCAATTTTAGTGATAAAACAGCAAAAAGCTCAGATACTGAAAACACAGATATGAGCAATACACAGATGCAATTAACTGAAGATTATGGCGGATTTTGGAGTCTATGCTTTGCCATATCTCGCCAGCAGTTTGAACGTATTGGCGGCTTTGATACCCGTTATATCGGTTATGGCGCCGAGGATACTGATTTTGCCTTTATGGCACGTGCTTTAGATATAGCGTTTTATCTGACTAATGATGTGGTTTATCATCAGCAGCACAGCGTCTATCGTCCTCCGCTCAACCATTTATCTAGCATCGTAATTAATGCCAACCGCTTTTATGATAAATGGCAGCACTGGCCAATGGGCGGCTGGCTTGAGAGTTTTGCAAAAATGGGCTTGATTGCTTGGCAAGAGCAGCAACAAACCCCTATTGAAATTCTAAGACAGCCTACTGAAGTTGAAATCAATGCAGCGCATTATCCTGATGCCGCTTATGTGTAG
- a CDS encoding YidX family protein, with amino-acid sequence MNQSNQLRASSTKSSYIAKSVMSSAVIAALLVSSGCATSSLLENENRVSSKTVTNVLSEDQIVAFGRPAQPIPNLPTGNMVIVGEKNSYVLVQGGAEMVTLLTNLTAKNIQVENDMSFEVPNNDGYFQGQMKMSYAKLKDEFQRSDYQFFLQNGGQECTSASDMRMNAQRFCFSVPVKGAIYPQVSNLSLIQSKYRALSKPYTVTFYNRTAQNEVTRSGRNGAEKLILLPFAVAFDVVTFPVQLLDSIAN; translated from the coding sequence ATGAATCAAAGTAATCAGCTTAGAGCTAGCTCTACTAAATCATCTTATATCGCTAAGTCAGTTATGAGCAGTGCCGTAATTGCAGCCTTATTAGTAAGTTCAGGCTGTGCCACCAGCTCGCTCCTAGAGAATGAAAACCGCGTTAGCTCAAAGACTGTAACCAATGTTCTGTCTGAAGATCAAATCGTCGCATTTGGTCGCCCTGCACAGCCTATACCTAACCTGCCGACGGGCAACATGGTTATTGTTGGCGAAAAGAACAGCTATGTCCTAGTTCAAGGAGGGGCTGAAATGGTCACTCTGCTCACCAATCTAACTGCAAAAAATATTCAGGTTGAGAATGACATGAGCTTTGAAGTGCCCAATAACGACGGCTACTTCCAAGGACAAATGAAAATGTCTTATGCCAAATTAAAAGATGAGTTTCAACGCTCTGATTATCAGTTCTTTTTGCAAAATGGCGGGCAAGAATGCACGTCAGCCAGTGATATGCGAATGAATGCTCAGCGCTTTTGCTTTAGCGTGCCAGTAAAAGGCGCTATCTATCCGCAAGTGAGTAATTTGAGCTTGATTCAATCCAAATACCGCGCTTTGAGTAAACCTTATACGGTGACATTTTATAACCGAACCGCACAAAATGAAGTAACTCGTAGTGGTAGGAATGGGGCTGAAAAATTGATACTACTCCCTTTTGCGGTCGCTTTTGATGTGGTGACTTTCCCTGTACAATTATTGGACAGCATCGCTAATTAA
- a CDS encoding lytic murein transglycosylase yields MMLKKHHIALLLPTLMVVGCVSQPTQIQPSKPVRGNVQVTQTQTIKPKPAPVVIQQQTVIKPKPPSTPKPSYSSFSDWKSDFSMRAMAAGYNASDVQRLLGSTYLNQQVISSDSSQAEFSKMPWDYADSAVSDGRVSTGKRKFAEQRGYLSGLESQYGVNAEIIAAIWGMESSFGAVTGSSYIPSALASLAYDGRRQEFAEKQLLALISLLQRGDISWSQLDGSWAGGMGETQFIPATWLEQGVDGDGNGHRNPWSTKDALASTANYLNNSGWVRGLAPFYEVTVPASFDYSTVGTKMPAARWASLGIDTIDDVYLDANTMMELWLPAGANGPALLLSPNFDVIKVYNNSSNYALGVSLLGKAIAGQSGLRKSWPRYERPLSTYQVTTLQRRLTSAGYDTKGADGIIGTNTRKAFQRWQADNGQTPDGFITQSSASSLTSW; encoded by the coding sequence ATGATGTTAAAAAAGCACCATATCGCCCTATTACTGCCTACTCTTATGGTGGTAGGTTGTGTGAGCCAACCCACCCAAATTCAGCCTAGCAAACCGGTGCGAGGCAATGTACAGGTTACCCAAACCCAAACTATCAAGCCTAAACCTGCTCCGGTTGTTATTCAGCAACAAACCGTTATCAAACCCAAACCACCATCAACGCCAAAGCCTAGCTACAGTAGCTTTTCGGACTGGAAATCAGACTTTTCTATGCGTGCCATGGCAGCTGGTTATAACGCCTCTGACGTGCAGCGTTTGCTGGGCTCTACTTATCTAAACCAACAGGTCATCTCGTCAGACTCCAGTCAGGCTGAGTTTTCAAAAATGCCTTGGGACTATGCCGATTCTGCGGTATCAGATGGCCGAGTCAGTACGGGTAAACGCAAGTTCGCTGAGCAGCGTGGCTATTTATCAGGACTGGAATCGCAGTATGGCGTTAACGCTGAGATTATTGCCGCTATTTGGGGTATGGAATCCTCTTTTGGTGCGGTGACAGGCTCCAGTTATATCCCAAGTGCGCTGGCTAGCCTAGCTTACGATGGGCGTCGTCAAGAGTTTGCAGAGAAACAATTACTGGCACTGATATCCCTATTACAGCGGGGCGATATCTCGTGGTCACAGCTCGATGGCTCATGGGCAGGTGGGATGGGTGAGACTCAATTTATCCCGGCAACTTGGCTTGAGCAAGGGGTGGATGGTGATGGTAATGGCCATCGTAACCCTTGGTCGACAAAAGACGCTCTAGCATCAACCGCCAATTATTTGAATAATTCAGGCTGGGTACGTGGATTAGCGCCTTTTTATGAAGTGACTGTTCCGGCCTCATTTGATTACTCAACGGTGGGAACAAAAATGCCTGCTGCAAGATGGGCGTCGCTCGGTATTGATACCATAGATGATGTCTATTTAGATGCCAATACTATGATGGAGCTGTGGTTACCGGCAGGTGCAAATGGCCCTGCGCTGCTGCTAAGCCCTAACTTTGATGTGATAAAGGTTTATAACAACTCATCAAACTATGCGCTGGGAGTAAGCTTATTAGGTAAAGCTATCGCTGGGCAGAGCGGATTACGTAAATCTTGGCCACGCTATGAGCGTCCTTTATCGACCTATCAAGTGACTACTCTACAGCGCCGCTTAACTAGTGCTGGCTATGATACCAAAGGTGCAGACGGTATTATCGGTACCAATACCCGCAAAGCTTTCCAGCGTTGGCAAGCGGATAATGGACAAACGCCAGATGGCTTTATCACTCAAAGTAGCGCCTCCTCGCTAACTTCATGGTGA
- a CDS encoding vWA domain-containing protein, which yields MFIKLFYTLRTYGVPVSTRELLDLNAALEQGLMMQPHPEDASLTTFASREDMYRLIRLCMVKDERHFDKFDRAMADYFEGVDSLDIDELMSKLTDIPEEWLDLKLDPKNLTEEQRRLLKKYGSLEELMKALEERLKEQKERHQGGSKWVGTGGSSPFGAYGDHPEGVRVGGESRKRSAVKVWEQRKYRNLDDDNLLGTRQIQMALRNLRQFARTGSADELDIHETIKRTAKKGVLDIHMQPERRNRVKVLMLFDVGGSMDIHVDALEKLFSAAKNEFKTLEFFYFHNCLYDYVWQDNNRRHSNPMPTFELLNKYGREYRVIFVGDASMSPYELFSVGGSVEYMNKEAGVVWLKRVLEHFDKVAWLNPENPAYWDYTQTIGEIKKLFDGHMYPMTLHGVEDMTAYLAR from the coding sequence ATGTTTATAAAACTATTCTATACCCTGCGTACTTATGGCGTGCCCGTGAGCACCCGTGAGCTGCTTGACCTCAATGCCGCACTTGAGCAAGGTCTGATGATGCAGCCACATCCAGAGGACGCCAGCTTAACCACCTTTGCCAGTCGTGAGGATATGTACCGGCTGATCAGATTATGCATGGTCAAAGACGAGCGCCACTTCGATAAGTTTGATCGCGCAATGGCGGACTATTTTGAGGGTGTGGACAGCTTAGATATTGATGAATTAATGTCAAAATTGACCGATATTCCAGAAGAATGGCTGGATTTAAAGCTTGATCCCAAGAATCTAACGGAGGAGCAACGACGCCTGCTGAAAAAATACGGCTCGCTTGAGGAGCTGATGAAAGCTTTAGAGGAGCGTCTTAAAGAGCAAAAAGAGCGTCATCAAGGCGGTAGTAAATGGGTAGGCACTGGCGGCAGCTCTCCCTTTGGCGCTTATGGTGACCATCCAGAAGGCGTAAGAGTCGGCGGCGAATCCCGTAAGCGTAGCGCAGTAAAAGTTTGGGAGCAGCGTAAATATCGCAATTTGGATGATGATAATCTACTTGGTACACGGCAAATCCAGATGGCGTTACGTAATCTGCGCCAGTTTGCCCGTACCGGTAGCGCTGACGAGCTCGATATTCATGAAACTATCAAACGTACCGCCAAAAAAGGTGTGCTCGATATTCACATGCAGCCTGAGCGCCGTAATAGGGTCAAAGTGCTGATGCTCTTTGATGTGGGCGGCAGTATGGATATCCATGTTGATGCTCTAGAGAAGCTGTTTTCTGCCGCTAAAAACGAGTTTAAAACTTTAGAGTTTTTTTATTTTCATAACTGTTTATATGATTATGTTTGGCAAGATAATAACCGTCGCCATAGTAACCCGATGCCGACCTTTGAGCTGCTAAATAAATATGGCCGTGAGTATCGGGTTATCTTTGTCGGTGATGCCTCGATGTCGCCTTACGAGCTATTTTCAGTCGGCGGCAGCGTAGAGTATATGAATAAAGAGGCTGGAGTCGTATGGCTAAAGCGTGTCCTTGAACATTTTGACAAAGTCGCTTGGCTTAACCCTGAAAACCCTGCTTATTGGGACTATACCCAAACGATAGGCGAGATTAAAAAATTATTCGATGGACACATGTATCCGATGACTTTACATGGGGTCGAGGATATGACCGCTTATTTGGCACGCTAA
- a CDS encoding AAA family ATPase, which translates to MTTNNIPKKSFTGTDSYIATDDLQLAVNAAMTLQKPLLIKGEPGTGKTLLAEEVAASLGMPLITWHIKSTTKAEQGLYEYDAVSRLRDSQLGDDKVYEIGNYIKPGKLWDAFTSEQRSVLLIDEVDKADIEFPNDLLHELDKMSFYVYETGETITAEQRPVVIITSNNEKELPDAFLRRCFFHYIDFPDEHTMRQIIEVHFPNIQEKLVNDALDVFYKLRNIQGLKKLPSTSELVDWLTLLLADDMAQNELEENLRGEKSIPPLYGALLKNEADVSLLQRFANMMRR; encoded by the coding sequence ATGACCACTAACAACATCCCTAAAAAAAGCTTTACTGGTACCGACAGCTATATCGCCACTGATGATCTACAGCTAGCGGTTAATGCCGCAATGACCTTGCAAAAGCCACTATTAATCAAAGGCGAGCCGGGCACCGGTAAGACTTTGCTCGCCGAAGAGGTGGCGGCAAGTTTAGGCATGCCGCTGATTACTTGGCATATTAAATCGACTACTAAGGCGGAGCAAGGGTTATACGAGTATGACGCCGTATCACGCCTGCGCGATTCGCAGTTGGGTGATGACAAGGTCTATGAGATTGGTAATTACATCAAGCCCGGTAAATTGTGGGATGCCTTTACCAGTGAGCAGCGTAGTGTGTTATTGATTGATGAAGTGGATAAGGCCGATATCGAATTCCCAAACGATTTGCTGCATGAGCTCGATAAAATGTCCTTTTACGTTTACGAGACCGGCGAGACCATTACCGCCGAGCAGCGTCCGGTGGTGATTATTACCTCAAACAATGAAAAAGAGCTACCTGATGCCTTTTTGCGTCGCTGCTTTTTTCACTATATTGACTTTCCTGATGAACATACCATGCGTCAGATTATCGAGGTGCATTTTCCCAATATCCAAGAAAAACTGGTCAATGATGCGCTAGATGTCTTTTATAAGCTGCGTAATATTCAAGGACTCAAAAAACTGCCCTCAACCTCAGAATTGGTTGATTGGTTAACTTTATTACTTGCCGACGATATGGCACAAAACGAGCTGGAAGAAAACTTGCGCGGTGAGAAGTCCATTCCGCCGCTGTATGGTGCACTGCTCAAAAACGAAGCCGATGTGAGTTTGCTGCAGCGTTTTGCCAATATGATGCGCCGTTAA
- a CDS encoding YcgL domain-containing protein produces the protein MHCDIYKFPKHDDMYVYIARPDYPDDTDEIKDWLGVLPKDFRASLGASKFVMHLDLSATAKLARVDKDEVLTKLKSQGYYVQMPPQDVMRRQAELRARELQDNKYD, from the coding sequence ATGCATTGCGATATTTACAAATTCCCTAAGCACGACGATATGTATGTTTATATTGCCCGCCCTGATTATCCAGATGATACCGATGAGATTAAGGACTGGTTAGGAGTGTTGCCAAAGGACTTTCGTGCCAGTTTAGGCGCTAGTAAATTCGTTATGCATCTAGATTTAAGCGCGACTGCAAAGCTGGCTCGTGTCGATAAAGACGAGGTGCTGACAAAACTAAAATCACAAGGTTATTATGTGCAAATGCCGCCGCAAGATGTTATGCGCCGGCAAGCTGAGCTGCGTGCCCGCGAGTTGCAAGATAATAAGTACGATTAA
- the gcvT gene encoding glycine cleavage system aminomethyltransferase GcvT: protein MTDTSSQADNTQTPKRTPLYQSHVDSDGKMVDFSGWELPIHYGSQIEEHDVVRTDAGMFDVSHMVIVDVKGKDAKAWLQKLLANDVDKLKTVGKALYSPMLNEEGGIIDDLIVYLMNEDATQYRIVSNAATRDKDMAQFNKVAQGFEVSIDERSELAMLAIQGPKAVEKLAQVKPSWTDILTELKPFVGADLTTIEGKDWFVARTGYTGEDGVEVIMHGDDAPAFFEQLKANNIKPTGLGARDTLRMEAGMNLYGHDMDETTSPYECNMGWTLALKDERDFIGRTALVSKRKQAKDNSTAMKQVGLLLTARGVLREGMAVTINQGTDNEQTGVITSGTFSPSLKHSIAIARVPASLSEEDSVQVDLRGKGKFVDVRVIKLPFVRNGQQQFDS from the coding sequence ATGACCGATACCTCATCTCAAGCAGATAACACTCAAACCCCTAAGCGCACTCCCCTCTACCAGTCTCACGTTGATAGTGATGGCAAGATGGTGGACTTTTCTGGCTGGGAGCTGCCTATTCATTATGGCTCACAAATAGAAGAGCATGACGTGGTACGTACCGATGCCGGGATGTTCGATGTCTCTCACATGGTCATCGTCGATGTTAAAGGCAAGGATGCCAAAGCTTGGCTCCAAAAGCTGCTCGCAAATGACGTCGATAAATTAAAAACCGTCGGTAAAGCGCTCTACTCGCCTATGCTCAATGAGGAAGGCGGTATCATTGACGACCTGATTGTTTACTTGATGAATGAAGACGCCACCCAGTACCGTATCGTCTCCAATGCCGCTACCCGCGATAAAGATATGGCACAGTTTAATAAAGTAGCCCAAGGTTTTGAGGTGAGCATAGATGAGCGTTCAGAGCTGGCTATGCTGGCGATTCAAGGACCTAAAGCGGTCGAAAAACTAGCGCAAGTTAAGCCTAGCTGGACAGATATCCTAACCGAGCTTAAACCCTTTGTCGGTGCAGATTTGACAACGATCGAAGGCAAAGATTGGTTCGTCGCTCGTACGGGTTACACTGGAGAAGATGGCGTCGAAGTCATTATGCACGGCGATGATGCGCCCGCATTCTTTGAGCAATTAAAAGCTAATAATATCAAACCCACAGGGCTCGGCGCGCGTGATACTTTGCGTATGGAAGCCGGTATGAACCTTTATGGTCATGATATGGATGAAACTACCAGTCCTTATGAGTGCAACATGGGCTGGACGCTAGCATTAAAAGATGAGCGCGACTTTATTGGTCGCACGGCTTTAGTCAGTAAACGTAAGCAAGCCAAAGACAATAGTACCGCTATGAAACAAGTCGGCTTATTGCTCACTGCCCGCGGCGTCTTGCGTGAAGGCATGGCAGTTACCATCAATCAGGGAACGGACAATGAGCAAACCGGTGTTATTACCAGCGGTACTTTCTCCCCTAGCCTGAAACATTCCATTGCTATTGCCCGTGTTCCTGCTAGTTTAAGCGAAGAAGATAGCGTCCAAGTTGATCTACGCGGTAAAGGCAAATTCGTCGATGTACGGGTTATAAAACTGCCCTTTGTACGCAATGGTCAGCAGCAATTTGACTCATAG
- the gcvH gene encoding glycine cleavage system protein GcvH, translated as MSNIPAELKYIASHEWLRLEDDGTITVGITDHAQDLLGDVVFVELPDVGDTIAVDDEISVVESVKAASDVYAPLSGEIVAINEALEDDPEIINTDPYGEGWFFRIKPDNMDDYEALMTADEYESEL; from the coding sequence ATGAGTAACATCCCAGCAGAACTTAAGTACATTGCCAGCCATGAATGGCTACGTTTAGAAGACGACGGCACCATCACCGTTGGTATTACCGACCATGCACAAGACTTGCTAGGCGACGTGGTATTCGTTGAATTACCTGATGTCGGCGATACTATCGCTGTTGATGATGAGATCTCAGTGGTTGAGTCAGTAAAAGCGGCCTCTGATGTTTATGCGCCTTTATCAGGTGAGATTGTTGCTATCAACGAAGCGCTTGAAGACGACCCTGAAATCATCAACACCGACCCTTATGGCGAAGGTTGGTTCTTTAGAATCAAACCTGACAATATGGATGACTACGAAGCCTTAATGACCGCTGATGAATACGAAAGCGAGCTTTAA